One window of the Mixophyes fleayi isolate aMixFle1 chromosome 6, aMixFle1.hap1, whole genome shotgun sequence genome contains the following:
- the COX15 gene encoding heme A synthase COX15 isoform X2: MLLLTLRSSLAHSRVQALHFIHTTGRKNSTQWRHTIQKRWKSSMVSEMGAPSRAAVGSVPNPATNRIMGRWLLACSGMVAGAVILGGVTRLTESGLSMVDWHLVKEMKPPGTQEEWEAEFQKYQQFPEFKILNHNMTLSEFKFIWYMEYSHRMWGRAVGLAYILPAIYFWRKGWFSRGMKGTVLGLCGFVCFQGLLGWYMVKSGLEEKPDSYDVPRVSQYRLAAHLGSALVLYCASLWTGLSLLLPKHKLPETNQLLKLRRFTHWTTGLVFLTALSGAFVAGLDAGLVYNSFPKMGERWIPDDLLAFSPKLNNLFENPTTVQFDHRILGISSVAAVTGLYYYSRRIPLPRRARLAVNSLIAVAYLQVTLGISTLLLYVPTSLAATHQSGSLALLSMAIWLMNELRRLPK, encoded by the exons ATGCTTCTCCTTACCCTTCGCTCGAGCCTGGCGCACAGTAGAGTCCAAGCTCTACACTTTATCCACACAACAGGAAGAAAG AACAGCACTCAATGGAGACACACAATCCAGAAAAGatggaaaagcagcatggtatcAGAGATGGGGGCTCCGTCCAGAGCCGCTGTGGGGTCTGTACCAAACCCTGCCACAAACCGCATCATGGGGCGTTGGCTTCTTGCATGCAGCGGCATGGTAGCCGGTGCTGTAATCCTCGGGGGAGTTACTAG GTTAACTGAATCTGGACTTTCAATGGTTGATTGGCACCTGGTAAAAGAGATGAAGCCACCAGGAACTCAGGAAGAATGGGAGGCCGAGTTTCAGAAGTACCAACAGTTCCCAGAATTCAAAAT TTTGAATCACAACATGACTCTGAGTGAGTTCAAGTTCATCTGGTACATGGAGTATTCACATCGCATGTGGGGACGGGCAGTGGGGCTGGCATACATCTTGCCAGCTATCTATTTCTGGAGAAAGGGCTGGTTTAGCCGGGGCATGAAAGGAACTGTTCTGGGTCTCTGTGGCTTTGTTTGCTTCCAG GGTCTGCTGGGCTGGTACATGGTGAAGAGTGGGTTGGAAGAGAAACCAGATTCGTATGATGTACCACGCGTTAGTCAGTACCGTCTGGCTGCACACCTGGGCTCAGCGCTAGTTCTATATTGTGCAAGTCTTTGGACAGGCTTGTCTCTTCTCCTCCCAAAACACAAG TTACCGGAAACAAATCAGCTGTTAAAGCTGAGGAGATTCACACACTGGACGACAGGCCTGGTCTTCCTCACAGCACTCTCGG GGGCCTTTGTGGCAGGACTAGACGCTGGTCTAGTTTACAACTCCTTCCCTAAGATGGGGGAGCGCTGGATCCCAGACGACCTCCTAGCCTTCTCCCCAAAATTGAATAACCTCTTTGAAAACCCCACCACCGTCCAGTTTGATCACCGCATCCTT GGGATCAGCTCAGTAGCTGCCGTCACTGGACTATATTACTACTCTCGGAGGATCCCGCTCCCTCGTAGAGCCAGGTTGGCTGTTAACTCGCTGATTGCTGTGGCTTATTTACAG GTTACACTGGGCATAAGTACTCTGCTTCTGTATGTGCCGACCTCATTAGCAGCCACACACCAGTCTGGCTCTCTTGCACTGCTCAGCATGGCTATCTGGCTCATGAATGAATTGAGACGGCTGCCGAAGTAG
- the COX15 gene encoding heme A synthase COX15 isoform X1, translated as MLLLTLRSSLAHSRVQALHFIHTTGRKQNSTQWRHTIQKRWKSSMVSEMGAPSRAAVGSVPNPATNRIMGRWLLACSGMVAGAVILGGVTRLTESGLSMVDWHLVKEMKPPGTQEEWEAEFQKYQQFPEFKILNHNMTLSEFKFIWYMEYSHRMWGRAVGLAYILPAIYFWRKGWFSRGMKGTVLGLCGFVCFQGLLGWYMVKSGLEEKPDSYDVPRVSQYRLAAHLGSALVLYCASLWTGLSLLLPKHKLPETNQLLKLRRFTHWTTGLVFLTALSGAFVAGLDAGLVYNSFPKMGERWIPDDLLAFSPKLNNLFENPTTVQFDHRILGISSVAAVTGLYYYSRRIPLPRRARLAVNSLIAVAYLQVTLGISTLLLYVPTSLAATHQSGSLALLSMAIWLMNELRRLPK; from the exons ATGCTTCTCCTTACCCTTCGCTCGAGCCTGGCGCACAGTAGAGTCCAAGCTCTACACTTTATCCACACAACAGGAAGAAAG CAGAACAGCACTCAATGGAGACACACAATCCAGAAAAGatggaaaagcagcatggtatcAGAGATGGGGGCTCCGTCCAGAGCCGCTGTGGGGTCTGTACCAAACCCTGCCACAAACCGCATCATGGGGCGTTGGCTTCTTGCATGCAGCGGCATGGTAGCCGGTGCTGTAATCCTCGGGGGAGTTACTAG GTTAACTGAATCTGGACTTTCAATGGTTGATTGGCACCTGGTAAAAGAGATGAAGCCACCAGGAACTCAGGAAGAATGGGAGGCCGAGTTTCAGAAGTACCAACAGTTCCCAGAATTCAAAAT TTTGAATCACAACATGACTCTGAGTGAGTTCAAGTTCATCTGGTACATGGAGTATTCACATCGCATGTGGGGACGGGCAGTGGGGCTGGCATACATCTTGCCAGCTATCTATTTCTGGAGAAAGGGCTGGTTTAGCCGGGGCATGAAAGGAACTGTTCTGGGTCTCTGTGGCTTTGTTTGCTTCCAG GGTCTGCTGGGCTGGTACATGGTGAAGAGTGGGTTGGAAGAGAAACCAGATTCGTATGATGTACCACGCGTTAGTCAGTACCGTCTGGCTGCACACCTGGGCTCAGCGCTAGTTCTATATTGTGCAAGTCTTTGGACAGGCTTGTCTCTTCTCCTCCCAAAACACAAG TTACCGGAAACAAATCAGCTGTTAAAGCTGAGGAGATTCACACACTGGACGACAGGCCTGGTCTTCCTCACAGCACTCTCGG GGGCCTTTGTGGCAGGACTAGACGCTGGTCTAGTTTACAACTCCTTCCCTAAGATGGGGGAGCGCTGGATCCCAGACGACCTCCTAGCCTTCTCCCCAAAATTGAATAACCTCTTTGAAAACCCCACCACCGTCCAGTTTGATCACCGCATCCTT GGGATCAGCTCAGTAGCTGCCGTCACTGGACTATATTACTACTCTCGGAGGATCCCGCTCCCTCGTAGAGCCAGGTTGGCTGTTAACTCGCTGATTGCTGTGGCTTATTTACAG GTTACACTGGGCATAAGTACTCTGCTTCTGTATGTGCCGACCTCATTAGCAGCCACACACCAGTCTGGCTCTCTTGCACTGCTCAGCATGGCTATCTGGCTCATGAATGAATTGAGACGGCTGCCGAAGTAG